The Pectobacterium sp. A5351 genome contains the following window.
GTAGTTGCCGCAGCAGGTTTTACGCAGTTGGCTGGTGACGCACGAAATAGTCCAATTGTTCAACGAAAAACATCGCCCACGGGCAGCCTGAAGGTGACATATAGCTTCTGATCGTTGTTCGACGTGTACTTCGCGGTAGCTTGTGGCTAGGCGCTGTCAATAAATTCAAATTCGCCCCCGCCCCAGTTCAGATAATGGGGCACTACTCAACTTACCATATCGCCTCGATTATGCCATGTCACTCAGCGCTATGTTAATAACTATACTTAATTTGAGGAGCAACAAATGAATTTAAAACTGACGCCCTTTGAGCATCCAGTCCGCGCCGATTTTCGGGTTCAGGTCGATATCCACTTCATCCTGATAAAATACCGGATGGGGCGACAGCTTCCGGGCGACGGTCTGTTCGATGGCGAGTCGCTTTTCCTCATAATGCGGGTCTTTGATTTTCAGTGTTGGCGCGGCTTTGCGTCAGACAATAAGCTGGTACTCCTTGAACCGAAAGATGATAGCGATACACCGCAGACTCCTCAGCCTTGAGGAAAAAGGCGGTACAGGCTGGCTTAACGGCGACCGGGGAGAGTTTATGTCGCGATACCCGGGTATCCGGCACAGACCGGACGGCATTATTACCTTAAGCAGCGGTGCCATCGTTGCAGTCGAAACAGAGCGGTTGATGAAAACCCGCGCCCGTTACATCAGCATCATTAACAGTCATCTCGCCGCCAGCGACGCCGGACGCTGGCACTATGCGATGTATGTTATGCAGAACAACAAAACCAAAATCGCGCTCATCAGGCTGTTTGACAGTATCAGGACAGTGGTAAGGAACGGAATTTCGGTTCCGTTTGATGCGAAAAACCGGGAGATGTTTCTCTTCCGCACGACAGACGAACTTGAACAGGCTCCCGTCAGCGACGATTAAAGGCATGCCTGTTTAACCGCACAGAAAGAAACGTCAGAACCCGTCGATGAGGAAGTCTAGTGCCGCCTTTACCTGAGTACGGTACTGCGACGCATCACAAAACACCGCACCTAGGGCCTGGACAGGGATACTTGCCAGCTCGTGGGTCATTACGGCGTATTCTTTGCCGTCCGTCAGCCTGACGACGGGGACAAGGCGCTCCGGCCGGCGGCCTGCCGGATACTTTTCAATCGGGAGCAATGGGATCACTATCCGACGATTCAATTGCCCAATAATATCGCTCGTGACATCGAGCAACAGCGGGTAAACGACGCTTTTCCCGGTATTACCGTATACGGTGAATTGCATGGTTAAAACGTCCTGTATTCATCGCTGAAACACCCCTGCTCATCATGAAAACGATTTAGTGCTGCGAGAGCCTCCCTGTTTTCTTCCTGCCATTTTTTCGCTTCATGAGAGCGAAGCTCTGCATCCAGGGCAGTTGTCAGGGTAGCACTCAGATTAATGCCCGCCTCACGCGCTCTTACCAGTAAGGCACGCTCTACTGTCATTGTCACGCTCTGCGTGTTGCGTTGTTTCGCGGTCATGGTTTCTCTCCTGCATGAAATACGTGTGTATCACACGGAACAATACACTTATCATAACACCAAAAACAGGCCCTGCTACCATTGCAGTCCTGCAAACTTCACAGTCAGCCGCCATACCTGAGCCGTCGTTTACAGCAATCGCCGATGTACAAACGCCGTTTGCGGGATGCGCGGACTCTTTGCCGGGAAGGCCAAAAAGCTGGCTCTGGTTACTTGTATGCGCAAACTGATCGCAATTTTGAATGCCATGGTAAGGGATGAGCAGAAATGGGACATTGCGCTTCATAACGTAAATTAAAAACGCTTTCTTAAAGACAGTTGCTTGCGGGACGGGTTGTGTTGGGAAACGATTAGCCGGAAGCTGATACGGGAAGAGAAATCACGCGGGAGAAAAAACTGCCCCTGCATAGGCGGGCCTGGCGCTCCTTGGTTCGCAGCGGTGAAATGGGTTTGAGAAGTTGAATTTTGTTTCATTAACTCATATCTGAGCTGGTGGTACTCTGAACTAGAACTCCCTGAGAAAAATGTCACGTTGTGTCGTTACTGATGTTGGCTCAAACTGTAAATCTAAAAAAGCGGATGGTTCAGTTCTGAGGGGGACTTACAACCCCAGCTATAAGTAACGTCTCAGCACCAGAGCCGAATTAATTCAATTTTGAAATAAATCTTATATTTTGTCATAAAATAACCTAAACGCATGCGTCAAAAGGAGGGATGACCATACGATGAGTTTTCCTCTTTCCCTAGCCATTATCCAACAGTGTTAGAATATATGTTTACTATAACAACGCTCTCTTCGTTACAGACTCCCTTTATCCTCCACGAGGAAAGTGGTTTTGTCACAGATACCCCCACAATGCGCGTCTGCCTGATACATTTTGATAGCCATTACTATCAGGATGCGCTCTTTGAAATATTGTCAGTCCCTTTCGCACCAATGCTACAGTCAGCAATGATAAAAAGGCGGGCAGAATATCTGGCAGGGCGCTATGCCGCACAGACGCTACTCAGACAACAAGGCTGCCATGATGCCGTCACTATGGAGCGAAGTCGCGCCCCGAAGTGGCCAGCAGGATGGTGTGGCAGTATTTCACATACCGATAATCATGCAATTGCAGTGCTTACACGGCAATCCGCAAAGCTGACACCTGGAGTAGATATAGAGCGACGATGCCCAACAGTCATGAATGAAACCGCACACGTCTTTACCAACCTTCAAGAACGCTCGCTACTTTATCACTGTAATACAGAGTACGAGACGGCATTGCTCATTACTTTTTCAGCCAAAGAGAGCCTGTATAAGGCGCTCTACCCACAGGTATTGCAAATGTTCAGTTTCAATGCTGCCACAATCTGTGAACTGGACGTCCAACGACAGCGCTTTTGCCTGCGGCTCACACAAACGCTTTCCCCGTCGCTCCCGGCGGGGTTCGAACTGTCTGGGCAGTACCTATTTCAGGGTGATGACATCATCACCCTGATTACCTGACATTTTAATTACCTATTGGTAGAGCAACCGGACGTAAGCAAAAAACCAACCTACGTACCGGATGTCAACATTACGCAACGGCGTCGGCAACATTCTTGTTCGCTAGCTGTCTGAGCAGCGCGACCAAAAAGCATATCGCAGCCCCTCCCCCTACCAGCGCCAACGAATCAAAAGCCGTTTTTCCAACGTTTAGATACATCCAACGCGCGGCCTCTACGGCAGCAGCGCTTAAGCTAAGTACCACCATATTGAGTGACGCAGAAACCGTTCCTTTAGACAGCGAGTTGGAGAACAGAGTAAAACGATAAAGCGTCGGAAAAATCAACCCCGCGCCGAATGCATACAGGCTAAGCCCGACCACCGACCACAGCCATAAATGTGGTGCTACGATATCTCCCCCTATCAGAAGCAACAGTCCCGCCAGTTGAAGCGGAACGGTACGCCAGATAAAGCGTGGCGACGCGGGATCGCGGATAAAACGCGCAACAGCAATACTGGCAAGAATGACTGCACCAAAGACAGGAACTTGCGTCCAGGCAAATTGTGAGGCATTAAACCCTCCCCGATCGATTAAGATCAGTGGAGAGATAGCCACCCAGGTCATCACCGGAATATAACAGCAGGAAATCGTCGCCGAGCCAAAGAGGAATGTACGCTCACAGAACACATCACGAAAATCACGCATCACCTCTCTTACCGGTAGACGCCAACTTGTCCGGTTGCTAATCGTTTCCGGCATAAAGAACAATAATCCTAGCCAGGTCGCCAGTCCCATCATGGCAAAGAGACCAAAGAGCATTTTCCAACTGAGCCACTGCATTAAAAATGCACCCGCTAAAGGGCCGATAATCGGCGCGATCAGCACAATAGAAGAGATGATTGCCATCAGTTTTATGGCTCTGGTTTGGCCGAAGACTTCCTGCACCGTGACATAGCCTACGGTGGAGATAAAACCAATGCTGGTTCCTTGAACAAAACGGGCCACCAAATACTGTTCCATTGAACTGGTGAACAGCATAACGACGCAGGAAAAAGTGAAAATCAGCGAACCGGTAAGCAGAACAGGTCTGCGCCCTACCCGATCAGATAATGGCCCAAGTAGCCACTGTAAAGCCATACCACCAGCCATATACAGGCTGACCGACGCCGATGCCATGCCCACATCGGCCTGAAAAGACGTCACAATATCAATAATTCCGGGCTGTATCATATTAGTGGTTAGATAGGCGGCAAAATCGAAAAGGATCAGGGCAGCAGGAAAGAAAAGCGCCTGATTACCTGAAAGAGGACTATTCCGTTGCATTATTTTATCTCCCATAGAGAAAGCCTCTCGTCAAAACATAAGAGGCTCGAATCGGTTCAGGTTACTTTTTTATTCTGCGGTTCATCCGCTGTTTTGCCAGTTGGTTGACCGATGTACGGGGCGTGTCAGCCTCTAACGGTGGCTCTGGCATCAACGTGCGCTGTAGCGCGTCATGCAATTTCGCTATGCTGCTATACGTGAACATCATAGATATTGGAAATTCACAGTGCAGGCGCTGTTTCAGTTTTTCATTCATCTGAACCACATCCAGAGAGGTGGCACCGAGCGCGAAAAAACTGGCGTGTTCATCAAGCTGAGCCAGTCCCAGTTGATGCTGCAACGTTTCGATAATCACATCACGCAAAGTGATATCCTTAGTCAGTCCGTCACCGCCTTGCAGCGACGTCGGACCCGCCTCAGACTGACGACGCAGTTCAATATCCATCGCGGAAATAAGCAGGCGCTGCGGGGGCAAGTTCAAGGAGTGTAAAAAGACGGCTTGCCCTTCCTGATTGGTTAACCCCACAGTCGAAGCATCCATCTTCATACTACGCATGGCCATGCCGGTCTCCAGCCAACGCTCCCACGCAAGTGAACTGACGGCAAAGGGCAGATCTCGTCTATCGGCCAATGCATCAAGAAAGGCGTTGGCAGCAACGTAGGCCGATTGCCCAGCCGCACCAGAGTATGAGAGTAAAGAAGAGCACAACAGCAGGCGGCTGAGCGACTTGCCTTCAAAGTAGTCGATCAGGTTGCGCGCGCCCGTCACCTTCGCTGACATGATCTTGTGGTGTGCCATCTCATCGGGTTGCGCGATCAGCGCCCCCTCATCAGAACCAGCGCAGTGGATCACTATATCGATCGCGCCATTCTGATTTTCAACAGCAGTCAACGTTTGGAAGAGCGTCTCTCGGTGGGTGACATCACAGCAATGGACCATGACACTTCCGCCGTTTTTTTCAATCGCTTCCACATCGTTAATAAATCTGGTTGTGGCCGCGTTGTCGCCGCTCGCCTTAATCGTTCCCCAAAGCTCTCGCTCCGGCCACGGAGTACGCGACAGCAGTACAATCCGTGCGGCATACTGTCGCGCCAAACACTGCGCAAGCTGTATGCCGATACCTCCCGTTCCGCCGGTGATAACCACCAGGCCGCCCTGTATTAGCCCGACATCTTGACTCACAGCCTGTTCTTCATGTATAGGTCTGAACCCCGGCAGCCAGATTTGGTTATGTCTGAACGCTTGATGGGGCGCAAGTCCACTATCGACAATCTGATGCCACAGCGCCCTCGCGGCCTGCGGTTGCAACAGCGGCTCATAGGCGATATCTACCGTATGACAAGCGTGCTCTGCGTGTTCGTACTGAAGCGATTGTACCAACCCTTTAAGTAGGGAGATGCCTTCATGAGTTATCTCATCACCCAGAACATTTTCTATTTCCGGCGTCAGTAAAACAAAGCGTGAGGCGGAAAGCGCTGCCTGGGTGGTTAATTGCCTGATGCAAACCAGCCATTGCTGATAATGCGGCAGAGGATCGCCGACAAAGTCATCGGCATAAGGTAACAGCAGGACAGTATACGAACCGTTCAGTTGCTGCCGCGCCAGGCTGGTTTGATCATCAACTACTATGATTTTTCCCGTTGGTGCCAGATGAGAGATGTGCTGCTGATAAGCATCTGCTGCACGTTTACTGACAAGTACCAGGACATTTTCCGGCGCTGCCGGGGCTGTCGCCCGCAGTGGCTCCCGATACCAGACAGGACGATACAGCAGGGCGTCTTTCCGCGCAGGACTGGTACGCCGGGTTCGGCCGCCGTTAACCATGCTGTCTCTGAGTTGGGTATAGGCACGTTCGGCGAATGCGTATACCGGCAGTGGGATCAATGCACCAGACACGGTGCCTATCTGCGACCAATTACCGATACCAGCACTGCACCACAGTTTAGCCAACTGTCGGTAAAAACAGCCCACATCGTCGTCAGTCTGATTTGGGTGGCGAAGCATATTAACGGCGGTAACCGGCTGCCCCTTCGAGGCATGGAAAAACTTCTGCACACAGCTGGTAAGCGTATTGCTCGGCCCCACTTCGACAAACACCAGATCCTGCTGTAGTGCCAGCGTTCGCATACAGGCTAAAAAATCAACTTTATGCCGCTGATGAGCAAGCCAATAGGCCGGCTGCATTATTTCGGAGCCGTCATGCCAGCCACCACTCAGGTTAGACAAGAGGGGAACTCGC
Protein-coding sequences here:
- a CDS encoding CcdB family protein, with translation MQFTVYGNTGKSVVYPLLLDVTSDIIGQLNRRIVIPLLPIEKYPAGRRPERLVPVVRLTDGKEYAVMTHELASIPVQALGAVFCDASQYRTQVKAALDFLIDGF
- a CDS encoding 4'-phosphopantetheinyl transferase family protein, whose protein sequence is MFTITTLSSLQTPFILHEESGFVTDTPTMRVCLIHFDSHYYQDALFEILSVPFAPMLQSAMIKRRAEYLAGRYAAQTLLRQQGCHDAVTMERSRAPKWPAGWCGSISHTDNHAIAVLTRQSAKLTPGVDIERRCPTVMNETAHVFTNLQERSLLYHCNTEYETALLITFSAKESLYKALYPQVLQMFSFNAATICELDVQRQRFCLRLTQTLSPSLPAGFELSGQYLFQGDDIITLIT
- a CDS encoding type II toxin-antitoxin system CcdA family antitoxin, encoding MTAKQRNTQSVTMTVERALLVRAREAGINLSATLTTALDAELRSHEAKKWQEENREALAALNRFHDEQGCFSDEYRTF
- a CDS encoding MFS transporter, with the translated sequence MQRNSPLSGNQALFFPAALILFDFAAYLTTNMIQPGIIDIVTSFQADVGMASASVSLYMAGGMALQWLLGPLSDRVGRRPVLLTGSLIFTFSCVVMLFTSSMEQYLVARFVQGTSIGFISTVGYVTVQEVFGQTRAIKLMAIISSIVLIAPIIGPLAGAFLMQWLSWKMLFGLFAMMGLATWLGLLFFMPETISNRTSWRLPVREVMRDFRDVFCERTFLFGSATISCCYIPVMTWVAISPLILIDRGGFNASQFAWTQVPVFGAVILASIAVARFIRDPASPRFIWRTVPLQLAGLLLLIGGDIVAPHLWLWSVVGLSLYAFGAGLIFPTLYRFTLFSNSLSKGTVSASLNMVVLSLSAAAVEAARWMYLNVGKTAFDSLALVGGGAAICFLVALLRQLANKNVADAVA